A single window of Micrococcaceae bacterium Sec5.1 DNA harbors:
- the phoU gene encoding phosphate signaling complex protein PhoU: MRKVFQEELTQVGDDLVEISKLVHEAITKATTAFEGADVDLAQDVIAADARIDFLQNSLDERAIDILALQGPVASDLRMIVGSLRMSASLERMGDLARHVAQLARLRYPATVIPALLTQTFKAMAQHDIDITAKVIELLQTRNLEVARDILKINIAVDDLHLSVFKAIASPDWNETASTTVDVALASRYFERFADHGVSVARKVTYLVTGEWQPEGF, encoded by the coding sequence GTGCGCAAGGTTTTTCAGGAGGAGCTCACCCAGGTCGGTGACGACCTCGTCGAGATTTCCAAACTGGTTCACGAAGCAATCACGAAGGCCACTACGGCCTTCGAAGGCGCCGACGTCGATCTTGCCCAGGACGTCATCGCTGCAGACGCACGCATCGACTTCCTGCAGAACAGCCTCGACGAACGTGCCATCGACATCCTGGCATTGCAGGGTCCCGTTGCCAGCGACCTCCGCATGATTGTTGGTTCGCTCCGCATGAGCGCATCGCTGGAGCGGATGGGTGACCTCGCCCGACACGTAGCGCAGCTGGCCCGCCTCCGCTACCCCGCCACCGTCATCCCGGCGTTGCTGACCCAGACCTTCAAAGCGATGGCCCAGCACGACATCGACATCACGGCCAAGGTCATCGAACTCCTCCAGACCCGCAACCTCGAGGTGGCCCGCGACATCCTCAAGATCAACATCGCCGTGGACGACCTCCACCTCAGCGTCTTCAAGGCGATCGCCTCCCCTGACTGGAACGAGACTGCTTCCACCACCGTGGATGTGGCCCTGGCCAGCCGCTACTTCGAGCGCTTCGCCGACCACGGCGTCTCCGTTGCCCGCAAGGTCACGTACCTGGTGACCGGCGAATGGCAGCCTGAGGGTTTCTAG
- a CDS encoding carbon-nitrogen hydrolase family protein, producing the protein MRVALAQVITGRDLADNLRLLEEYARRAKDGGAELVVFPEAMMRAFGNSLLDIAEPLDGPWASGVRELANELQLVIVAGMFTPGSASDSGGRRVRNTLMVTGPGVETSYDKIHLFDAFGFAESDTVEAGTHPVTFDVGGVTFGLATCYDIRFPALFTANALRGAVVNIVAASWGAGPGKADQWQLLSRARAVDTTTFVLACGQGDPATQGVEVKGAAPTGVGYSAVVSPFGQVLEALDGEPGLLFADLDPAVVEEARQKLPVLANRRDF; encoded by the coding sequence GTGCGCGTTGCACTCGCTCAAGTCATCACCGGACGGGACCTGGCTGACAATCTGCGGCTTCTGGAAGAGTACGCCCGCCGCGCCAAGGATGGCGGCGCGGAGCTTGTTGTTTTCCCCGAAGCAATGATGCGCGCGTTCGGTAACTCCCTGCTGGATATCGCCGAACCTCTTGACGGCCCCTGGGCAAGCGGGGTGCGCGAGCTCGCCAACGAATTGCAGCTGGTGATCGTGGCCGGCATGTTCACGCCCGGCTCCGCTTCGGATTCCGGCGGGCGCCGCGTGCGGAACACTCTCATGGTCACAGGCCCCGGCGTGGAGACCAGCTACGACAAGATCCACCTCTTCGACGCGTTCGGCTTCGCGGAGTCGGACACGGTTGAGGCGGGAACACACCCAGTGACGTTCGACGTCGGCGGCGTCACCTTTGGTTTGGCCACCTGCTACGACATCCGTTTCCCGGCACTGTTCACAGCCAACGCGTTGCGTGGTGCCGTGGTGAACATCGTGGCGGCATCGTGGGGAGCCGGACCGGGCAAGGCCGATCAATGGCAGCTCCTGTCCCGCGCCCGGGCGGTGGACACCACCACGTTCGTGCTTGCCTGTGGCCAAGGAGATCCTGCTACGCAAGGTGTTGAGGTCAAGGGTGCCGCGCCAACGGGAGTGGGGTACTCCGCCGTCGTGTCCCCCTTCGGGCAAGTCCTGGAAGCCCTCGACGGCGAACCTGGGCTCCTCTTCGCCGACCTCGACCCCGCCGTCGTGGAAGAAGCCCGCCAGAAGCTCCCGGTCCTGGCCAACCGCCGCGACTTCTGA
- the glgX gene encoding glycogen debranching protein GlgX gives MVMPILDPAAALDASRPRPFGLSKPQPDFFDAVTQQTDNVNVAVFAPDLERVEVAYQAPGDGWRVHTLPNLEDGVHFGIVSGMPPGTRYGFRAAPAEGGLPMSVPALDVDDDGEQSLLLDPYGRAVDQRGEFLTSVHMASDFDWGDDAPPRTPMRTSVIYEAHVRGQTMLHPDIPEHLRGTYAGMAHPVMIQHLTELGITAVQLLPIHFHLDESHLQDLGMTNYWGYNTAAFFAPHSDYATEAARNAGPHAVQDELKGMIKLLHAAGIEVLLDVVYNHTAEAGPDGPALSFRGLAEKRYYRHDAHGRYLDTTGCGNTLDFSDPVVVDLALDSLRYWVNDFHVDGFRFDLAVTLCRDAGNQFDPNHPFLRAIAEDPVLSEVKLIAEPWDVGYGGWQTGRFPQGWSDWNDHFRDGVRRFWLSDRAAMEAGGQGGSVASLAELMAGSASLFAPSGRTRLASVNFITAHDGFTLKDLVSYDRKHNEANGEQNRDGHGDNRSYNHGFEGRSENEEIVAARALSVRNLMATLLLSIGVPMITAGDEIGRTQHGNNNAYCQDNPTAWLDWSRTQEANAMFQTTRELVRLRRWFLRHQPESFPAHANDSNLQWFDDKGKRMTPARWNDPNARSIQLLMGHEDSEIRGLIVVNGSNQDVKMVLPEILSETGIGKRMFELRFTTSVLHERRKGALVASGERDILQANTINIYRT, from the coding sequence ATGGTTATGCCTATTTTGGACCCAGCAGCCGCCCTGGATGCATCGCGCCCCAGGCCCTTCGGACTGAGCAAGCCCCAGCCCGACTTCTTTGATGCAGTCACCCAGCAGACAGACAACGTGAACGTTGCAGTGTTTGCACCCGACCTGGAACGCGTTGAAGTGGCGTACCAGGCACCGGGTGATGGTTGGCGGGTTCACACCCTTCCCAACCTGGAGGATGGTGTGCACTTTGGCATCGTCAGCGGCATGCCGCCGGGCACACGCTACGGTTTCCGCGCCGCTCCAGCTGAGGGCGGGCTGCCGATGTCAGTACCGGCACTGGATGTTGATGACGACGGCGAACAGTCACTGTTGCTGGATCCCTATGGTCGCGCTGTGGATCAGCGGGGCGAATTCCTCACGAGTGTCCATATGGCATCGGATTTTGACTGGGGCGACGACGCGCCGCCGCGGACACCCATGCGTACGTCGGTGATCTACGAGGCCCACGTACGTGGTCAGACGATGCTCCACCCGGACATCCCGGAGCACCTCCGCGGCACCTATGCCGGGATGGCACACCCCGTGATGATCCAGCATCTGACCGAGCTTGGAATCACTGCCGTGCAACTCCTGCCCATCCACTTCCACCTGGACGAGTCCCACCTCCAGGACCTGGGCATGACGAACTACTGGGGATACAACACTGCTGCCTTCTTCGCCCCTCACTCCGACTACGCTACGGAGGCTGCGCGGAACGCAGGCCCCCACGCTGTGCAGGACGAGCTCAAGGGCATGATCAAGTTGCTCCACGCGGCCGGCATCGAGGTCCTTCTGGACGTGGTCTACAACCACACCGCGGAAGCCGGACCGGACGGGCCCGCGTTGAGTTTCCGTGGCCTCGCGGAGAAGCGCTACTACCGGCACGATGCACATGGGCGCTATCTGGATACCACTGGATGCGGCAACACCTTGGATTTCAGCGATCCCGTGGTGGTGGACCTGGCGTTGGATTCCCTGAGGTACTGGGTGAATGATTTCCACGTGGACGGCTTCCGCTTTGACCTCGCCGTGACCTTGTGCCGGGACGCTGGCAACCAATTCGATCCCAACCATCCCTTCCTGCGGGCCATTGCCGAGGATCCGGTGCTGTCAGAGGTCAAGCTCATTGCCGAGCCCTGGGATGTGGGTTACGGCGGCTGGCAGACAGGGCGGTTCCCGCAGGGATGGTCCGATTGGAACGACCATTTCCGCGACGGCGTCCGGCGCTTCTGGCTCTCCGATCGCGCTGCCATGGAGGCTGGCGGCCAAGGCGGCTCAGTCGCGTCGTTGGCTGAATTGATGGCAGGTTCGGCGAGCCTGTTTGCGCCCTCCGGCCGCACGCGCTTGGCCTCGGTCAACTTCATCACGGCACACGACGGCTTCACGCTCAAGGACTTGGTGAGCTACGACCGCAAGCACAACGAAGCCAACGGTGAGCAGAACAGGGACGGCCACGGAGACAACCGCAGCTACAACCATGGCTTTGAAGGCCGCAGCGAGAACGAGGAAATCGTGGCGGCCCGGGCGCTGTCCGTCCGGAATCTGATGGCTACCTTATTGTTGTCCATTGGCGTTCCCATGATCACCGCTGGTGATGAGATCGGGCGCACGCAGCACGGCAACAACAATGCTTACTGCCAGGACAATCCCACGGCGTGGTTGGACTGGAGCCGGACCCAGGAAGCCAACGCCATGTTCCAGACCACCAGGGAGCTTGTGAGGCTCCGCCGCTGGTTCCTGCGCCACCAGCCCGAGAGCTTCCCGGCCCACGCGAACGATTCCAACCTGCAGTGGTTCGACGACAAGGGAAAGCGCATGACGCCCGCGCGCTGGAATGATCCCAACGCGCGCTCCATCCAGCTCCTGATGGGTCACGAGGACAGCGAAATCCGTGGCTTGATCGTGGTGAACGGCAGCAACCAGGACGTGAAGATGGTGCTTCCCGAGATCCTCAGCGAAACGGGCATCGGCAAGCGCATGTTCGAGCTCCGGTTCACAACCTCGGTGCTGCATGAACGCCGGAAGGGTGCCCTGGTG
- the rlmB gene encoding 23S rRNA (guanosine(2251)-2'-O)-methyltransferase RlmB, with translation MANHGRPGAIRKSKKGPSTGTGGHGRKALEGKGPTPKAEERTYHKAYKNKQLSERSAAKRGPARPGTGARSGPKGRATEELVTGRNSVVEALRAGIPAKALHVAIRIEMDDRVKESLKLAAERGIPLLETGKPELDRMTEDAVHQGLVLQIPPYEYEDAYDLAETTIAKWKKGHISNAPIFVALDGITDPRNLGAIIRSVSAFSGHGVIVPERRSVGVTASAWKTSAGAAVRVPVARASNLNNALKQFKNMGIYVLGLDGDGDVSLPDLTVATEPVCIVVGSEGKGLSRLVRENCDQIVSIPIDSAMESLNASMAVGISLYEVSRQRAS, from the coding sequence ATGGCCAACCACGGTCGCCCGGGTGCAATCCGCAAGAGCAAGAAGGGCCCCTCCACGGGTACCGGAGGCCACGGTCGCAAGGCCCTCGAAGGCAAGGGGCCCACCCCCAAGGCCGAGGAACGGACCTACCACAAGGCGTACAAGAACAAGCAGCTTTCCGAGCGTTCGGCCGCCAAACGCGGTCCGGCACGCCCGGGTACCGGCGCCCGCTCCGGCCCCAAGGGTCGCGCAACTGAAGAGCTGGTCACCGGCCGCAACTCGGTCGTGGAAGCGCTGCGCGCCGGCATCCCTGCCAAGGCCCTGCACGTCGCCATCCGCATCGAAATGGATGACCGCGTCAAGGAGTCCCTCAAGCTTGCAGCCGAACGCGGTATCCCGCTCCTCGAAACCGGCAAGCCCGAACTGGACCGCATGACCGAGGACGCCGTCCACCAGGGCCTGGTCCTGCAGATCCCGCCGTACGAGTACGAAGACGCTTACGACCTCGCCGAGACCACCATCGCCAAGTGGAAGAAGGGGCACATCTCCAACGCCCCGATCTTCGTTGCCCTCGACGGCATCACCGATCCCCGCAACCTCGGCGCGATTATCCGCTCAGTCTCCGCGTTCAGTGGCCACGGAGTCATCGTCCCCGAGCGCCGGTCCGTCGGCGTCACGGCATCGGCATGGAAGACCAGTGCCGGCGCAGCAGTCCGCGTACCCGTGGCCCGCGCGTCCAACCTGAACAACGCCCTCAAGCAGTTCAAGAACATGGGCATCTATGTGCTCGGACTGGACGGCGACGGCGACGTCTCACTGCCCGACCTCACGGTAGCCACCGAGCCCGTTTGCATCGTGGTCGGCTCAGAAGGCAAGGGCCTGAGCCGGCTCGTCCGCGAAAACTGCGACCAGATCGTCTCGATCCCGATCGACTCCGCCATGGAGTCGCTCAACGCATCCATGGCTGTGGGTATCTCGCTGTACGAGGTGTCGAGGCAGCGCGCCAGCTAG
- the ispD gene encoding 2-C-methyl-D-erythritol 4-phosphate cytidylyltransferase — MSIPSKRAVTAVIVVAAGSGERLGYGMPKAKVPLGGETILMHALRGVVAADVARQICVAVPKGDAELRQLIAGFTVELVDGGPEITVVDGGSTRADSVRAALAALEDGTEAVLVHDAARALTPERVFQRVADALASGAKAVIPAMPVVDTIKTVAQTSASDSGIAPEVVTGTAPREQLRAVQTPQGFDLATLRRAHDAAELFDDKQAAAVTDDAMLVELLGVPVHAVRGASQSLKITTPLDLIIAEGLLEGPLGMRWVEG, encoded by the coding sequence ATGAGTATTCCTTCCAAACGCGCTGTTACGGCGGTGATCGTGGTGGCTGCCGGCTCGGGCGAGCGCCTCGGCTACGGCATGCCCAAAGCCAAAGTTCCTCTCGGTGGTGAAACCATCCTGATGCACGCCCTTCGTGGCGTTGTCGCTGCCGATGTTGCGCGCCAGATCTGCGTTGCAGTGCCCAAGGGGGATGCGGAACTCCGCCAACTGATTGCCGGGTTCACCGTTGAACTGGTAGATGGTGGCCCTGAAATAACCGTCGTCGACGGCGGGTCCACCCGTGCTGACTCCGTCCGCGCTGCTTTGGCTGCTTTGGAAGACGGCACCGAAGCCGTGCTCGTCCATGACGCAGCCCGCGCACTGACCCCCGAGCGCGTATTCCAGCGCGTAGCCGATGCTTTGGCCTCCGGCGCCAAGGCCGTCATTCCGGCCATGCCTGTGGTGGACACCATCAAGACCGTGGCCCAGACCAGTGCTTCGGACTCCGGCATCGCCCCGGAAGTTGTCACGGGAACAGCACCCCGGGAACAGCTCAGGGCAGTTCAGACGCCGCAGGGCTTCGACCTCGCAACGTTGCGCCGCGCGCACGACGCTGCCGAGCTCTTTGATGACAAGCAGGCCGCCGCAGTCACGGATGACGCCATGCTGGTTGAGCTTCTGGGCGTTCCGGTCCACGCAGTCCGCGGGGCCAGCCAGTCGCTGAAGATCACTACGCCCCTGGATCTCATCATTGCCGAAGGCCTCTTGGAGGGCCCTCTCGGAATGCGCTGGGTGGAAGGCTGA
- a CDS encoding phosphoglyceromutase has product MTYKLILLRHGHSDWNAKNLFTGWVDVDLNDQGREEAVRGGELLVENNILPDILYTSLLKRAINTANMALDKADRGWIPVKRDWRLNERHYGALQGKDKAQTLAEFGEEQFMEWRRSYDTPPPPLSDDSEFSQAHDVRYKDLGDALPRTECLKDVLVRLLPYWESDIKEDLKAGKTVLVTAHGNSLRALVKHLDGISDDAIAGLNIPTGIPLVYELDEDFQPINPGGTYLDPEAAADAILAVANQGKK; this is encoded by the coding sequence ATGACTTACAAGCTGATTCTGCTGCGCCACGGCCACAGCGACTGGAACGCCAAGAACCTGTTCACCGGCTGGGTGGACGTAGACCTGAACGACCAAGGCCGCGAAGAAGCAGTGCGCGGTGGGGAACTCCTGGTTGAGAACAACATCCTCCCGGACATCCTCTACACCTCGCTCCTGAAGCGGGCCATCAACACTGCCAACATGGCACTGGACAAGGCCGACCGCGGCTGGATCCCCGTCAAGCGCGACTGGCGACTCAACGAGCGCCACTATGGTGCGCTGCAGGGCAAGGACAAGGCCCAGACCCTCGCCGAGTTCGGCGAAGAGCAGTTCATGGAATGGCGCCGCAGCTACGACACCCCGCCGCCGCCCCTGTCCGACGACAGCGAATTCTCGCAGGCACACGACGTCCGCTACAAGGACCTCGGTGACGCCCTTCCGCGCACCGAATGCCTCAAGGACGTCCTTGTCCGCCTCCTCCCGTACTGGGAATCGGACATCAAGGAAGACCTCAAGGCTGGCAAGACCGTCCTGGTCACCGCGCACGGCAACTCCCTGCGCGCCCTGGTCAAGCACCTTGATGGCATCAGCGATGACGCCATTGCAGGATTGAACATCCCCACGGGCATCCCGCTGGTCTACGAACTGGACGAGGACTTCCAGCCGATCAACCCGGGCGGCACGTACCTGGACCCCGAGGCTGCGGCAGATGCGATTCTGGCTGTAGCCAACCAGGGCAAGAAGTAG
- a CDS encoding response regulator transcription factor — MSRILIVEDEESFSDPLSYLLGKEGFDVEVVDNGTDALVEFDRNGADLVLLDLQLPGTPGTEVCRQLRQRSSVPVIMLTAKDSEIDKVVGLELGADDYVTKPYSSRELVARVRAVLRRQGEPEELITSTVQAGPVRMDIERHVVSVNGEQVSLPLKEFELLEMLLRNSGRVLTRGQLIDRVWGSDYVGDTKTLDVHVKRLRSKIEPDPSVPRYLVTVRGLGYKFEP; from the coding sequence TTGAGCAGGATTTTGATAGTGGAGGACGAAGAGTCCTTCAGCGACCCCCTGTCCTACCTTTTGGGCAAAGAGGGTTTCGACGTCGAGGTAGTGGATAACGGCACCGACGCCTTGGTGGAATTCGACCGGAATGGGGCCGACCTCGTCCTGCTGGATCTCCAGCTGCCTGGAACGCCGGGCACGGAGGTGTGCCGTCAACTGCGCCAGCGTTCCAGCGTGCCGGTGATCATGCTGACCGCCAAGGACTCGGAGATCGACAAAGTGGTTGGCCTGGAGCTGGGTGCAGACGATTACGTCACCAAGCCGTACTCCTCACGCGAACTCGTAGCGCGGGTGCGTGCAGTGCTCCGCAGGCAGGGTGAACCCGAAGAGCTGATCACCTCCACCGTGCAGGCCGGACCCGTCCGCATGGATATTGAGCGCCACGTGGTGAGCGTAAACGGCGAACAGGTATCACTGCCGTTGAAGGAATTTGAACTCCTTGAAATGCTGCTCCGCAATTCCGGGCGTGTGCTCACCCGGGGCCAGCTGATCGACCGCGTGTGGGGTTCAGACTACGTAGGCGATACCAAGACCCTTGATGTCCACGTAAAGCGCCTGCGCAGCAAGATTGAGCCGGATCCGTCCGTTCCGAGGTACCTGGTGACGGTGCGTGGACTGGGCTACAAGTTCGAGCCGTAA
- the ispF gene encoding 2-C-methyl-D-erythritol 2,4-cyclodiphosphate synthase: MAAPQAAGLPGHSVLPRTGIGVDVHAFAPEDDPQPLWLGGLFWEGEQGLSGHSDGDCVAHAAADALFSACGIGDLGTHFGTDRPEFAGASGVKLLGEAARIVRAAGFEIGNVAVQFVANRPKFGPRREESQRILTEAANAPVSVTATTSDGLGFTGRGEGISAIATALVYPVQGETQPGSTEGGLND; this comes from the coding sequence ATGGCGGCTCCGCAAGCTGCAGGCCTTCCCGGACACTCGGTCCTGCCTCGTACCGGAATCGGCGTCGACGTGCACGCATTCGCACCGGAGGACGATCCCCAGCCGCTCTGGTTGGGTGGCCTCTTTTGGGAAGGCGAGCAGGGGCTGTCAGGACATTCCGACGGCGATTGCGTCGCCCATGCGGCTGCCGACGCCCTGTTTTCCGCGTGTGGAATTGGTGACCTTGGCACCCATTTCGGCACTGACCGCCCCGAGTTCGCCGGTGCCTCCGGGGTAAAGCTCCTCGGTGAGGCTGCGCGGATAGTCAGGGCCGCAGGGTTCGAGATCGGCAATGTCGCCGTCCAATTCGTAGCCAACCGCCCCAAGTTCGGCCCCCGCCGCGAAGAATCCCAAAGGATCCTGACCGAAGCCGCGAACGCACCAGTCAGCGTCACAGCCACCACCAGCGATGGTTTGGGATTTACTGGCCGCGGTGAAGGAATTTCTGCAATTGCCACCGCCCTCGTCTACCCCGTCCAAGGAGAAACCCAGCCCGGTTCCACTGAAGGTGGGCTGAATGACTAA
- a CDS encoding ATP-binding protein, with the protein MLIGVVAGLVGLSLGVFGMLAFRISERQRRIVDLDVTEPLLPEGAAEVLAVVGRAFVVVDAIDGVVRASPAAYAYGLVRGHTVVHKQLLDMTAKVRRDGVILEQQYELPRGPLGKGTIVVQVRAAMLGWEYIVLLADDRTEITRTEEIRNDFVANVSHELKTPVGAISLLAEALEASPDDEEAVRRFAKRMHKESGRLAALVQDIIELSRLQGANVAQQGHTVDINTVITEAVDRSQLPAESKNIQILVGGHSDSLVFGDRDLLVTALRNLIDNAIRYSPENTRVGVGVRTREGVVAISVTDQGEGLTPEDQERVFERFYRVDAARSRHTGGTGLGLSIVKHVVSNHGGEVTVWSQPGQGSTFTIRLPEMEGQDDDAGLPAHAASTAESPELPAGGAAVETHHATQQPHHAN; encoded by the coding sequence TTGCTTATAGGTGTCGTTGCAGGCTTGGTTGGCCTGTCACTGGGCGTCTTTGGCATGCTCGCTTTCAGGATCAGCGAGCGGCAGCGCAGGATCGTGGACCTGGACGTTACCGAGCCACTGCTTCCGGAAGGTGCAGCGGAGGTGCTTGCCGTCGTCGGCCGCGCGTTTGTGGTGGTCGATGCGATCGATGGCGTGGTCCGCGCGAGTCCGGCAGCGTACGCCTACGGACTGGTCCGCGGCCACACAGTGGTTCACAAGCAGCTCCTGGACATGACCGCAAAGGTCCGTCGCGATGGCGTGATCCTGGAGCAGCAGTACGAACTTCCCCGCGGCCCGCTCGGCAAGGGCACCATCGTGGTCCAAGTGCGGGCAGCCATGTTGGGTTGGGAGTACATCGTGCTCCTGGCCGACGACCGTACCGAGATCACCCGCACGGAGGAGATCCGCAACGACTTCGTGGCCAACGTTTCCCACGAACTCAAGACGCCGGTGGGTGCTATTTCGCTGTTGGCTGAGGCCCTGGAAGCCTCGCCTGACGATGAGGAAGCAGTTCGCCGCTTCGCCAAACGCATGCATAAAGAATCCGGACGCCTCGCCGCGCTGGTCCAGGACATCATTGAGCTTTCCCGTCTTCAGGGTGCAAATGTTGCCCAACAGGGCCACACGGTGGACATCAACACTGTGATTACCGAGGCAGTGGACCGCTCGCAGCTCCCGGCCGAGAGCAAGAATATCCAGATCCTGGTGGGTGGCCATTCAGATTCCCTGGTGTTCGGTGACAGGGACCTGCTGGTCACCGCCCTGCGCAACCTGATCGACAACGCCATCCGCTACTCGCCGGAGAACACCCGGGTGGGCGTTGGAGTCCGGACGCGGGAGGGGGTCGTGGCTATTTCAGTCACGGACCAGGGCGAGGGCCTCACCCCGGAGGACCAGGAACGCGTCTTCGAACGCTTCTACCGGGTGGACGCTGCACGCTCCCGGCACACCGGCGGCACCGGCCTCGGCCTCAGCATCGTTAAGCATGTTGTGTCCAACCATGGTGGCGAGGTCACCGTGTGGTCCCAGCCTGGTCAAGGCTCAACGTTCACCATCCGCTTGCCCGAGATGGAAGGCCAGGACGACGACGCCGGCCTCCCGGCTCATGCTGCGTCCACTGCTGAGTCCCCGGAGCTACCAGCGGGGGGTGCCGCCGTCGAAACCCACCACGCGACTCAGCAACCGCATCACGCGAATTAA
- the cysS gene encoding cysteine--tRNA ligase yields MTLRFYDTASAEVRDFVPLEQGKASVYYCGATVQGMPHVGHVRSAIAFDQLTRWLEFRGLRVTVVRNVTDIDDKILAKSEQSFGPEWAAEPTARKDEEWWALAYRYEQEFENAYESLGVQRPTYEPRATGHIPEMHALIQRLIDRGHAYPALDDSGDVYFDVRSWSKYGSLTRQNIDDMQGAPDADPRGKRDARDFALWKGYKDGEPVTAKWESPWGAGRPGWHLECSAMVTKYLGTRFDIHGGGLDLRFPHHENEMAQSQAAGDEFANFWMHNGMVTYEGEKMSKSIGNTVSPAEMLELASPRVVRYYLGQAHYRSVLDYRPTSLQEAAAAVERIDGFIAKAAAKVGQQVSEPTSYTEGAQAAMPTAFVAAMDDDLNVPQALGVLHETVRAGNTALAAGDLDAVKDALSSVHAMTNVLGLDSVKRPEAVQSREHAALEILVEAQLEARAAARAHKDWAASDAIRDTLAAAGVVVEDGAEGATWSLKRD; encoded by the coding sequence GTGACCCTGCGCTTCTATGACACCGCCTCCGCCGAAGTCCGCGACTTCGTTCCCCTCGAACAGGGCAAGGCCAGCGTGTACTACTGCGGGGCTACTGTCCAGGGCATGCCGCACGTTGGGCACGTCAGGTCGGCAATCGCGTTTGATCAGCTGACGCGCTGGCTCGAATTCCGTGGCCTTCGCGTCACAGTAGTCCGCAACGTCACGGACATCGACGACAAAATCCTGGCCAAGTCCGAGCAATCCTTCGGCCCCGAGTGGGCTGCCGAGCCGACGGCGCGGAAAGACGAGGAGTGGTGGGCTTTGGCTTACCGCTATGAGCAGGAATTCGAGAACGCCTACGAATCCCTCGGCGTCCAGCGGCCGACGTACGAGCCCCGTGCCACCGGGCACATTCCGGAAATGCACGCGCTGATCCAGCGGCTGATCGACCGCGGCCATGCCTACCCCGCACTGGACGACTCGGGAGACGTCTATTTCGACGTCCGCTCCTGGAGCAAGTACGGTTCGCTGACGCGGCAGAACATTGATGACATGCAGGGAGCGCCCGACGCCGACCCCCGCGGCAAGCGCGATGCGCGCGACTTCGCGCTGTGGAAGGGTTACAAGGACGGCGAACCCGTCACCGCCAAATGGGAATCCCCTTGGGGAGCGGGACGACCCGGATGGCACCTCGAATGCTCCGCCATGGTCACCAAATACCTGGGCACGCGCTTCGACATCCATGGTGGGGGACTGGACCTCCGATTCCCGCATCACGAGAACGAGATGGCCCAGTCCCAGGCTGCAGGCGACGAATTCGCCAATTTCTGGATGCACAACGGCATGGTGACCTACGAGGGCGAAAAGATGTCCAAGTCCATCGGCAACACGGTGAGTCCTGCGGAAATGCTTGAGTTGGCCTCGCCCCGGGTGGTTCGCTATTACCTCGGGCAGGCGCACTACCGGTCCGTACTGGACTATCGGCCTACGTCACTGCAGGAAGCAGCCGCCGCCGTCGAACGCATTGATGGCTTCATTGCCAAGGCCGCCGCGAAGGTGGGGCAGCAGGTCAGTGAGCCGACGAGCTACACCGAGGGTGCCCAGGCCGCGATGCCCACCGCCTTCGTGGCCGCTATGGACGACGACCTCAATGTCCCTCAGGCGCTGGGTGTCCTGCACGAGACTGTTCGGGCTGGCAACACGGCCTTGGCCGCCGGCGACCTGGACGCCGTCAAGGACGCCCTCTCCAGCGTCCACGCCATGACAAATGTCCTTGGCCTGGATTCCGTGAAGCGCCCGGAGGCCGTGCAAAGCCGCGAACATGCGGCCCTGGAGATTTTGGTGGAAGCACAACTCGAGGCCCGCGCCGCCGCCAGAGCACACAAGGACTGGGCCGCGTCCGACGCCATCCGCGACACGCTCGCGGCCGCCGGGGTCGTCGTCGAAGATGGTGCGGAAGGCGCTACCTGGAGCCTGAAACGCGACTGA
- a CDS encoding CarD family transcriptional regulator, giving the protein MVFEVGETVVYPHHGAAKIEEIKMRTIKGEEKMYLKLKVAQGDLTIEVPAENVDLVGVRDVVGKEGLEHVFDVLRAEFTEEPTNWSRRYKANLEKLASGDVIKVAEVVRDLWRRDHDRGLSAGEKRMLAKARQILISELALAEKTDEEKAASVLDEVLAS; this is encoded by the coding sequence ATGGTTTTTGAGGTCGGCGAGACAGTAGTTTACCCTCACCACGGTGCAGCAAAAATTGAGGAAATCAAGATGCGCACCATCAAGGGCGAAGAGAAGATGTATCTCAAGCTCAAGGTGGCTCAGGGTGATCTGACCATTGAAGTTCCAGCAGAGAACGTTGACCTTGTTGGGGTCAGGGACGTAGTGGGCAAAGAAGGCTTGGAGCACGTATTTGACGTTCTCCGCGCCGAGTTCACTGAGGAGCCTACCAACTGGTCACGTCGTTACAAGGCAAACCTGGAGAAGCTTGCTTCGGGCGATGTCATCAAGGTGGCGGAGGTCGTTCGCGATCTTTGGCGTCGTGATCATGATCGCGGCCTTTCCGCAGGTGAGAAGCGCATGCTGGCCAAGGCGCGGCAGATTCTGATTTCAGAACTGGCCCTGGCTGAGAAGACGGACGAAGAGAAGGCAGCAAGCGTTCTTGACGAGGTCTTGGCTTCCTAA